From Phenylobacterium montanum, the proteins below share one genomic window:
- a CDS encoding sulfatase family protein → MRRREVLKASAALAAALLPAASEAAPARPPNIVLILCDDLGYGDVGAFGGKMIRTPNIDRLAAEGVALTDYYAPANLCTPSRAGLLTGRYPIRTGLGYEVIMQNDDRGLPLSEVTIARALKPDYATALFGKWHLGHRGEAWPPTRHGFDRFFGIPYSHDMAPLSLFEAQVGSDEVKSSPVDYPTLQQQFYEHAERFIEDNRERPFFVELALSAPHLPEHPHAPFKGTTPAGTYGDVVAEIDSLVGRLMARLKDLGLERNTLVVFTSDNGPWFEGSAGGFRERKGGGGFDGGYRVPFIARMPGTIPGGRRVDSIASGIDLLPTFCAMAGRPIPPGVELDGKDITQVLVAGAPSPHDQIVLFDNENVVGVRTQRWKYIGAAYYRGLMMPMALMGYQELYDARADPAESYSVAETYPDAAAEMKARLDKAKAEFAPLKHKDIPPVFKALHQALEHMED, encoded by the coding sequence ATGCGACGCCGTGAGGTCCTGAAGGCTTCGGCGGCCCTGGCCGCAGCGCTGCTGCCCGCCGCTAGCGAGGCCGCGCCGGCCCGGCCGCCGAACATCGTCCTGATCCTCTGCGACGACCTCGGCTACGGCGACGTCGGCGCCTTCGGCGGCAAGATGATCCGTACGCCGAACATTGACCGGCTGGCGGCCGAGGGCGTCGCCCTGACCGACTACTACGCGCCGGCCAATCTCTGTACGCCCTCGCGCGCGGGCCTTCTGACCGGACGCTATCCGATCCGCACCGGCCTCGGCTACGAGGTCATCATGCAGAACGACGACCGGGGCCTGCCCCTGTCCGAGGTCACCATCGCCAGGGCGCTGAAGCCGGACTACGCCACCGCCCTGTTCGGCAAATGGCACCTGGGCCACAGAGGCGAGGCCTGGCCGCCGACCCGCCACGGCTTCGACCGCTTCTTCGGCATCCCCTACAGCCACGACATGGCGCCCCTGTCGCTGTTTGAGGCCCAGGTCGGATCTGACGAGGTGAAGTCTTCCCCGGTCGACTACCCGACCCTGCAGCAGCAGTTCTACGAACACGCCGAACGTTTCATCGAGGACAATCGCGAGCGGCCGTTCTTCGTCGAACTGGCCCTCAGCGCCCCGCACCTGCCCGAGCATCCGCACGCGCCGTTCAAGGGGACCACGCCGGCCGGGACCTATGGCGACGTGGTGGCCGAGATCGACTCCCTCGTCGGGCGGCTGATGGCCAGGCTGAAGGACCTCGGCCTGGAACGGAACACCCTGGTGGTCTTCACCTCTGACAACGGCCCCTGGTTCGAGGGCTCGGCCGGCGGCTTTCGCGAGCGCAAGGGCGGCGGCGGGTTCGACGGCGGCTATCGCGTGCCGTTCATCGCCCGGATGCCGGGGACCATCCCCGGCGGGCGGCGGGTGGATTCGATCGCCTCGGGTATCGACCTTCTGCCCACCTTCTGCGCCATGGCGGGCCGCCCGATCCCGCCGGGCGTCGAGTTGGACGGCAAGGACATCACCCAGGTCCTGGTCGCCGGCGCCCCCTCGCCGCACGACCAGATCGTGCTGTTCGACAACGAGAACGTGGTGGGCGTCCGCACCCAGCGCTGGAAGTACATCGGCGCGGCCTATTACCGGGGCCTGATGATGCCCATGGCCCTTATGGGATATCAGGAACTCTATGACGCCAGGGCCGACCCGGCCGAAAGCTACAGCGTCGCCGAGACCTATCCGGACGCGGCGGCGGAGATGAAGGCCAGGCTGGACAAGGCCAAGGCCGAATTCGCGCCGCTCAAGCACAAGGACATCCCGCCGGTGTTCAAAGCCCTGCATCAGGCCCTCGAGCACATGGAGGACTGA
- a CDS encoding ATP-binding protein has protein sequence MVVGLLVAVLVTMCAVAAHHAYQRRQQAERVLAVTEASRDLFAAMNTFRLERGATNNRLVQTPPQTQTDIAFRRWLRVRDEGQLGAGLAKLAVLDPKGDTFGRAAILDRLQAVRALRVTTDADLARPFAQRSPALPPQWMVAATALTDALADTGDRLVAAVGQEDPVVVRMMTTGQLAWAARDAAGTDMLLLGQQAAIGKPLDARQIDQHSNLTGRVDAHWSMLQTSARAQHAPAALTAAITAADSAYFVRERAMRAAILEALIAGRPSPYTLDQERVIDTEGLSSLMSVAATAFNLAAERAQRQAEAAQQEFYATLGVMLVSIGAGLVAILFVGGQVLRPIGRITEAMRAVAEGDLAHPIPDAERPDEVGDLARALRVFRENAVAKQRADAELLSSRIAQEAAEASAQAKAEFLANMSHEIRTPLTSVVGFAGLLAKTPDLPERAQAYAQRIVTGGHALRALVNDILDFSRIEAGQVELEPAPLSPLALLTDTVELIRPEAEAKGLSLTLQASDPLPAQVLADAERVRQVLLNLIGNAIKFTHDGAVTVEAAYRAGDGRLFIRVRDTGVGVSAEHRGRLFQRFSQIDASNTRRYGGAGLGLAISKGLVELMGGEIGVESLRGGGSVFWFSIEAPAIEAPPAPSGDVPEVAVGPLRILVVDDVAVNRELVSALLSPFDATLSEAANGAEAVEAASRSGFDLILMDLQMPVMDGLAATRAIRASSSLNADTPILAVSANVMAPQVEACRAAGMNDHVAKPIDPTDLLNKIGQWVSAAAPAA, from the coding sequence GTGGTCGTCGGCCTGCTGGTCGCCGTGCTGGTGACCATGTGCGCCGTCGCCGCCCATCACGCCTATCAGAGGCGGCAGCAGGCAGAGCGCGTGCTGGCCGTCACCGAGGCCTCGCGCGATCTGTTCGCGGCGATGAACACCTTCCGCCTGGAGCGCGGCGCCACCAACAACCGGCTGGTGCAGACCCCGCCTCAGACACAGACCGACATCGCCTTCCGCCGCTGGCTGAGGGTGCGCGACGAGGGCCAACTCGGCGCCGGCCTGGCCAAGCTCGCGGTCCTGGACCCCAAGGGCGACACCTTCGGGCGAGCCGCCATCCTGGACCGTCTGCAAGCCGTTCGGGCGCTTCGCGTGACTACCGACGCCGACCTCGCGCGCCCGTTCGCCCAACGCTCGCCGGCCCTGCCGCCCCAGTGGATGGTGGCCGCGACCGCCCTGACCGACGCCCTGGCCGACACCGGCGATCGGCTGGTGGCGGCGGTCGGCCAGGAAGATCCCGTGGTCGTGCGCATGATGACCACGGGCCAGCTGGCCTGGGCCGCCCGCGACGCCGCCGGCACCGACATGCTGCTCCTGGGCCAGCAGGCCGCGATCGGCAAGCCGCTGGACGCCCGTCAGATCGACCAGCACAGCAACCTCACCGGCCGGGTCGACGCTCACTGGTCGATGCTGCAGACCAGCGCCCGGGCGCAGCATGCGCCGGCGGCCCTGACGGCGGCGATCACGGCCGCGGATTCCGCCTATTTCGTGCGCGAGCGGGCCATGCGCGCAGCGATCCTGGAAGCGCTGATCGCCGGCCGGCCGTCGCCCTATACGCTCGACCAGGAGCGGGTGATCGACACCGAGGGCCTGTCCAGCCTGATGAGCGTTGCGGCGACCGCCTTCAACCTGGCCGCAGAGCGCGCCCAGCGGCAGGCCGAGGCGGCGCAGCAGGAGTTCTACGCCACGCTCGGCGTGATGCTGGTCTCGATCGGCGCCGGGCTGGTCGCCATCCTGTTCGTCGGCGGCCAGGTGCTGCGGCCGATCGGGCGCATAACCGAGGCCATGCGGGCGGTGGCCGAAGGCGACCTGGCCCATCCCATTCCCGACGCGGAGCGGCCTGACGAGGTCGGCGACCTGGCCCGGGCCCTGCGCGTGTTTCGCGAGAACGCCGTGGCCAAGCAGCGGGCCGACGCCGAGCTGCTGTCCAGCCGCATCGCCCAGGAGGCCGCCGAGGCCTCGGCCCAGGCCAAGGCCGAATTCCTGGCCAATATGAGCCACGAGATCAGAACCCCGCTCACCAGCGTGGTCGGCTTCGCTGGCCTCTTGGCCAAGACCCCGGACCTACCCGAGCGGGCCCAGGCCTACGCCCAGAGGATCGTCACCGGCGGCCACGCGCTGCGCGCGCTGGTCAACGACATCCTCGACTTCTCGCGCATCGAGGCGGGCCAGGTCGAGCTGGAGCCGGCCCCGCTTTCGCCGCTGGCCCTCCTGACGGATACGGTCGAGCTGATCCGCCCAGAGGCCGAGGCCAAGGGGCTGAGCCTGACGTTGCAGGCCTCGGATCCGCTGCCGGCCCAGGTGCTGGCCGACGCCGAGCGCGTGCGCCAGGTGCTGCTGAACCTGATCGGGAACGCCATCAAGTTCACCCATGACGGCGCGGTGACCGTGGAAGCCGCCTATCGCGCCGGGGACGGCCGGTTGTTCATCCGGGTCAGGGACACCGGGGTCGGGGTCTCAGCCGAACATCGCGGCCGGCTGTTTCAGCGCTTTTCGCAGATCGACGCCTCCAACACCCGCCGCTATGGCGGCGCCGGGCTGGGCCTGGCCATCTCCAAGGGCCTGGTCGAGCTGATGGGCGGCGAGATCGGTGTCGAGAGTCTGCGCGGCGGGGGCTCGGTGTTCTGGTTCAGTATCGAGGCGCCAGCGATCGAGGCTCCGCCCGCGCCCTCCGGAGACGTCCCGGAGGTCGCCGTCGGCCCGCTGCGCATCCTGGTGGTGGACGACGTGGCGGTGAATCGCGAGCTGGTCAGCGCCCTGCTCTCGCCCTTCGACGCCACGCTCAGCGAAGCCGCCAACGGCGCCGAAGCGGTCGAGGCGGCCAGCCGAAGCGGCTTCGACTTGATCCTGATGGACCTGCAGATGCCGGTCATGGACGGGCTGGCGGCCACGCGCGCCATCCGCGCCTCGTCGAGCCTGAACGCAGACACCCCGATCCTGGCGGTCAGCGCCAATGTGATGGCGCCCCAGGTCGAGGCCTGCCGCGCCGCCGGTATGAACGACCACGTGGCCAAGCCGATCGATCCCACGGACCTGCTGAACAAGATCGGGCAATGGGTCTCGGCGGCGGCCCCGGCGGCCTGA
- a CDS encoding PAS domain S-box protein — MSSGVETSQPRSRAREGLDLWLVGGASFLLSLASLRFMREFNHVAAVWPANAVVLAAMLRANGRQWPALAAAGFAGMVASSALQASTLWGPIALPLCNILAVVICAWGLRRATSRGFDLTRGRDLLLFTGLAGVAAPAVSALPAAALLHLLDGRSFAADYGAWFASRALGLLVVTPALLAFEAADLSALRRKGRLWPCLGLFGLLLAVLAGVFAQSQFPFLFLVMPALMLITYQLELSGGALALMITAVAATGLTILGYGPVTLVRSSLGDRLIVLQIFLFVETVSVLATAAVLGHQRRLARSLREALDETEQARTRAVESQRWAQMAEEIAGVGNWRMDVETGEVIWSEEIFRIYGLDPSRGVPPMDQVVGLYHPADRTLMVKNFLAAQREGRPFSSEGRVRWPSGEVRSVVARGAAELGPDGRVRAVFGAFMDVTEARRAEEVLRQSEERYRLLADKSSDIILHAELSESEGYRLSYVSPAVGPVLGWTETEFLEEMVDLALVHPEDLSGVRQAHQAQIAEGPGAAPRPNLFRARHRDGRWVWLEGKPTFTFDLETGRARGLVTVVRDVTAQKAADDAIHRSEQRYRLLAENATDIIAQMDATGAITFITPACEAVLGYAQDEMIGQRPMEIMHPDDKPRIQAIMERLIAAGPDTEPLTLQYRVQRKDGRWIWIEGQPTVMFNARGKLIGSQDVVRDITDRKETEFELARAREAAEAAAVAKSDFLANMSHEIRTPLTAIIGFSGLLQDVDGLPGDAQLYVKRIVNGGQSLLTVVNDILDFSKLEAGQVELDPQPFDPAGFAEGALALVEAQAASKGLKTRLRLDPDLPAGLLADSSRLRQVLLNLLTNAIKFTDRGEVSIAAGYEADRFSLAVSDTGSGIPEDKRDRLFERFSQADSSVSRRHGGTGLGLAICRNLVELMGGEIEVESQEGRGSTFRFWIPAAVAALPSAAPRAAPQPETDAPAAARILVVDDLAENRELARALLEALGHEVDEADGGQAAIQCAIAGRYDLILMDMQMPGMDGLAATRAIRQSAEPNRTTPILALSANVMADQVSQCHAAGMNDHIAKPIRLEELVAKVAYWTRAAGGDEVMSDVA, encoded by the coding sequence GTGAGTTCGGGCGTCGAGACCTCGCAGCCACGGAGTCGCGCTCGGGAGGGCCTGGACCTGTGGCTGGTCGGCGGAGCAAGCTTTCTTCTGTCTCTCGCCAGCCTGCGGTTCATGCGCGAGTTCAACCACGTCGCAGCGGTCTGGCCGGCCAACGCCGTGGTGCTGGCCGCCATGTTGCGCGCGAATGGCCGCCAGTGGCCAGCCCTGGCGGCGGCGGGCTTTGCGGGCATGGTCGCCAGCTCGGCCCTGCAGGCCTCGACCCTGTGGGGGCCGATCGCCCTGCCCCTGTGCAATATCCTCGCGGTCGTGATCTGCGCCTGGGGGCTGCGCAGGGCGACCAGCCGCGGCTTCGACCTGACTCGTGGCCGAGATCTGCTGTTGTTCACCGGCCTTGCCGGCGTGGCGGCGCCGGCGGTCTCGGCGCTGCCGGCGGCGGCCTTGCTGCATCTGCTGGACGGGCGAAGCTTCGCCGCCGACTATGGCGCCTGGTTCGCCTCGCGCGCGCTCGGGCTGCTGGTGGTGACCCCGGCGCTGCTGGCTTTCGAGGCGGCCGACCTGTCGGCGCTGAGGCGCAAAGGCCGGCTGTGGCCTTGCCTGGGCCTGTTCGGCCTGTTGCTGGCGGTTCTGGCCGGGGTGTTCGCCCAATCGCAGTTCCCCTTCCTGTTCCTGGTGATGCCGGCCCTGATGCTGATCACCTACCAGCTCGAACTGTCCGGCGGCGCGCTCGCCCTGATGATCACCGCCGTCGCGGCCACCGGCCTGACGATCCTGGGCTACGGCCCGGTGACCCTGGTGCGCAGCAGCCTCGGCGACCGTCTGATCGTGCTGCAGATCTTCCTGTTCGTGGAGACTGTCAGCGTGCTGGCCACCGCGGCCGTGCTGGGTCACCAGCGCCGCCTGGCCCGCTCGCTGCGCGAGGCCCTGGACGAGACCGAGCAGGCGCGGACCCGCGCGGTGGAGAGCCAGCGCTGGGCGCAAATGGCGGAAGAGATCGCCGGGGTCGGAAATTGGCGCATGGATGTCGAGACCGGAGAGGTGATCTGGTCCGAAGAGATCTTCCGCATCTACGGCCTGGATCCGTCCCGGGGCGTGCCGCCCATGGACCAGGTGGTGGGGCTCTACCACCCCGCCGACCGGACCCTGATGGTGAAGAACTTTCTGGCCGCCCAGCGCGAAGGCCGGCCCTTCAGTTCCGAAGGGCGCGTGCGCTGGCCCAGCGGCGAGGTCCGCAGCGTGGTCGCACGCGGCGCGGCTGAACTGGGCCCCGACGGCCGGGTTCGCGCGGTGTTCGGCGCCTTCATGGATGTCACCGAGGCCCGGCGCGCCGAAGAGGTGCTGCGCCAGAGCGAGGAGCGCTATCGGCTGCTGGCCGACAAATCGAGCGACATCATTCTGCACGCCGAATTGTCCGAGAGCGAGGGCTATCGCCTGAGCTATGTCAGCCCGGCGGTGGGTCCCGTGCTGGGCTGGACCGAAACCGAATTTCTGGAGGAGATGGTCGACCTCGCCCTGGTTCACCCGGAAGACCTGTCTGGTGTCCGGCAGGCTCACCAGGCGCAGATCGCGGAAGGGCCGGGCGCGGCGCCCCGCCCGAATCTGTTCCGCGCACGGCATAGGGATGGACGCTGGGTCTGGCTGGAGGGCAAGCCGACCTTCACCTTCGACCTAGAGACCGGGCGGGCGCGCGGGCTGGTCACCGTGGTGCGCGATGTCACCGCCCAGAAGGCGGCGGACGACGCCATCCATCGCAGCGAGCAGCGCTATCGACTGCTAGCCGAAAACGCCACCGACATCATCGCCCAGATGGACGCCACCGGAGCCATCACCTTCATCACCCCGGCCTGCGAGGCGGTGCTGGGTTATGCGCAGGACGAGATGATCGGCCAGCGGCCGATGGAGATCATGCACCCCGACGACAAGCCGCGGATCCAGGCGATCATGGAACGACTGATCGCCGCCGGCCCCGACACCGAACCGCTCACCCTGCAGTACCGGGTCCAACGCAAGGACGGGCGCTGGATCTGGATCGAGGGCCAGCCCACGGTGATGTTCAACGCCCGCGGCAAGCTCATCGGTTCGCAGGACGTGGTCCGGGACATCACCGACCGCAAGGAGACCGAGTTCGAACTGGCCCGCGCGCGTGAGGCGGCCGAGGCGGCGGCGGTCGCCAAGAGCGACTTCCTGGCCAATATGAGCCACGAGATTCGCACGCCCTTGACCGCGATCATAGGCTTTTCCGGCCTGCTGCAGGACGTGGACGGCCTGCCGGGCGACGCTCAGCTTTACGTCAAGCGCATCGTCAACGGCGGCCAATCGCTGCTGACCGTGGTCAACGACATTCTCGATTTCTCCAAGCTCGAAGCCGGCCAGGTGGAGCTGGATCCCCAGCCGTTCGACCCGGCGGGCTTCGCCGAAGGCGCCCTGGCTCTGGTGGAGGCCCAGGCCGCCAGCAAGGGGCTGAAGACCCGGCTGCGGCTCGATCCCGACCTGCCGGCGGGCCTTTTGGCCGACAGCTCGCGCCTGCGCCAGGTGCTGCTGAACCTTCTGACCAACGCCATCAAGTTCACCGACCGGGGCGAGGTCTCGATCGCCGCCGGCTACGAGGCCGACCGCTTCAGCCTGGCGGTGAGCGACACCGGGTCCGGCATCCCCGAGGACAAGCGCGACCGCCTGTTCGAGCGCTTCTCCCAGGCCGACAGCTCGGTCAGCCGCCGCCATGGCGGCACCGGCCTGGGCCTGGCGATCTGCCGCAACCTCGTGGAGCTGATGGGCGGGGAGATCGAGGTCGAGTCGCAGGAAGGCCGGGGCTCGACCTTCCGCTTCTGGATCCCGGCCGCGGTCGCGGCCCTGCCTTCGGCTGCGCCGCGCGCCGCGCCACAACCCGAGACGGACGCGCCGGCCGCCGCGCGCATCCTGGTGGTGGATGACCTGGCGGAGAACCGCGAATTGGCGCGCGCGCTGCTGGAGGCCCTGGGGCACGAGGTCGATGAGGCCGACGGCGGGCAGGCGGCTATCCAGTGCGCCATCGCCGGGCGCTACGACCTGATCCTGATGGATATGCAGATGCCGGGCATGGACGGCCTGGCCGCCACCCGCGCCATCCGCCAGAGCGCCGAGCCGAACCGCACGACGCCGATCCTGGCCCTCAGCGCCAATGTGATGGCCGACCAGGTGAGCCAGTGCCATGCGGCGGGGATGAACGACCACATCGCCAAGCCGATCCGGCTGGAGGAGCTGGTGGCCAAGGTGGCGTACTGGACGCGCGCCGCTGGCGGCGACGAGGTGATGTCCGACGTCGCCTGA
- a CDS encoding c-type cytochrome, with product MKSVSWIAVAGGLSAVLLAAAPGRADPPGAQMFADNCSACHQPQGQGIPGAFPALAGDVFVQGPPAQAAGVVLRGRGGMPSFANDLTDDQISQILTYVRSSWGNKAEPVTVAVVADQRAKFKAETGPPSLQAH from the coding sequence ATGAAGTCTGTCAGTTGGATCGCCGTCGCCGGCGGCTTGTCGGCGGTCCTGCTCGCCGCGGCGCCGGGGCGGGCCGATCCGCCCGGCGCCCAGATGTTCGCCGACAACTGTTCGGCCTGCCACCAGCCTCAGGGCCAAGGCATACCGGGCGCCTTCCCGGCCCTGGCCGGCGATGTCTTCGTCCAGGGCCCGCCGGCCCAGGCGGCCGGCGTGGTCCTGCGGGGCCGCGGCGGCATGCCCAGCTTCGCCAACGACCTCACCGACGATCAGATCTCCCAGATTCTGACCTACGTCCGCTCGTCCTGGGGCAACAAGGCAGAGCCGGTAACCGTTGCGGTGGTCGCCGACCAGCGCGCCAAGTTCAAGGCCGAGACCGGCCCGCCGAGCCTGCAGGCGCACTGA
- a CDS encoding Rid family hydrolase, with product MTAQPASTNLAGPVAEARKRMLKLVSIALPAIAALALVPAAHAADVQRNYAAPTALFASNITVPAGSDLVFLSGAAVPPPKDAPANGATEAQGDAVLKLIVDNLKSQGLGPGDVVSMHVYLVGDPAKGGVMDFAGWNAAYKKVFGTADQPNRPTRTTVQVSALAGPGSLVEVEVVAARTKH from the coding sequence ATGACAGCACAACCGGCCTCGACCAACCTGGCCGGACCTGTCGCCGAAGCGAGGAAACGAATGCTGAAACTCGTCTCTATAGCCCTGCCCGCCATCGCCGCGCTGGCTCTGGTTCCGGCCGCCCACGCCGCCGACGTGCAGCGCAACTACGCCGCCCCGACCGCGCTGTTCGCCTCAAACATCACCGTGCCGGCCGGCTCGGACCTGGTGTTCCTCAGCGGCGCGGCCGTGCCTCCGCCCAAGGACGCCCCTGCGAACGGGGCCACCGAGGCCCAGGGCGACGCCGTGCTGAAGCTGATCGTCGACAACCTCAAGAGCCAGGGCCTCGGCCCGGGCGACGTGGTCAGCATGCACGTCTACCTGGTGGGCGACCCGGCCAAGGGCGGCGTCATGGATTTCGCCGGTTGGAACGCCGCCTACAAGAAGGTGTTCGGCACGGCCGACCAGCCCAATCGTCCCACGCGCACCACGGTCCAGGTCAGCGCCCTGGCAGGGCCCGGCTCCCTGGTAGAGGTCGAGGTGGTCGCCGCGCGGACCAAGCATTGA
- a CDS encoding DUF2076 domain-containing protein, producing MTPDERALLTRFLSDLTQIRGAAKDPEAESLINQAIATQPDAAYLLVQHSLLADQALHTAQQRIAELEARLQAPAPQPQASFLGGAASPGPQPWAQPQPAYQTAVPPTQPAGFFGGGAPAAPGGFGSFLRSAGTTAAGVAGGAFLFEGLSNLFGGGHSGGFFGGGYGGGYGQPVENVTINNYGDDGDYGGGDDGGWSDDDSSDDYS from the coding sequence ATGACACCCGACGAACGCGCCCTTCTGACACGGTTTCTCAGCGACCTGACCCAGATCCGCGGCGCGGCCAAGGACCCGGAGGCCGAGAGCCTGATCAACCAGGCGATCGCAACCCAGCCGGACGCCGCCTATCTCCTGGTGCAGCACTCCCTGCTGGCCGACCAGGCCCTGCACACCGCCCAGCAGCGCATCGCCGAGCTCGAGGCCCGGCTGCAGGCGCCCGCCCCGCAGCCGCAGGCGAGCTTCCTCGGCGGCGCGGCCTCGCCCGGGCCGCAACCCTGGGCCCAGCCCCAGCCGGCCTATCAGACCGCCGTCCCGCCGACCCAGCCGGCCGGCTTCTTCGGCGGCGGCGCTCCAGCGGCGCCCGGCGGCTTCGGCTCGTTCCTGCGCAGCGCCGGCACGACGGCGGCGGGGGTGGCCGGCGGCGCCTTCCTGTTCGAGGGCCTGTCCAACCTGTTCGGCGGCGGTCATTCGGGCGGCTTCTTCGGCGGCGGCTATGGCGGCGGCTACGGCCAGCCCGTGGAGAACGTCACCATCAACAACTACGGTGACGATGGCGACTACGGCGGCGGCGACGACGGCGGCTGGTCGGACGACGATTCCAGCGACGACTACAGCTGA
- a CDS encoding response regulator — protein MVDLPYRATDRINLSSAEIMLIDPSKDGMSILTQMFAGFGVHTPHCCSSAAEAMEVIRKRDMTIIIVDTVLPDMTGYEFVRSLRRSKIKPNCFAPVILMSGHTPRSMVLEGRDCGANFVMAKPMNPMTMLKRIMWLATETKDFITSPDYVGPDRRFQRLGPPPGKAGRRKTDLSATVGLATGPDLSQTEINQLFKPTKVNL, from the coding sequence TTGGTCGACTTACCCTATCGCGCGACGGACCGGATCAACCTGTCCAGCGCCGAGATCATGCTGATCGATCCCAGCAAGGATGGCATGTCCATCCTGACCCAGATGTTCGCGGGATTTGGCGTCCATACGCCGCATTGCTGTTCGAGCGCCGCCGAGGCAATGGAAGTCATCAGGAAGCGGGACATGACGATCATCATCGTCGACACCGTGCTGCCGGACATGACTGGCTATGAATTCGTCCGCTCGCTTCGCCGCAGCAAGATCAAGCCGAACTGCTTCGCCCCGGTGATCCTGATGTCGGGCCATACGCCGCGCTCGATGGTCCTGGAAGGGCGCGACTGCGGGGCCAATTTCGTCATGGCCAAGCCGATGAATCCCATGACCATGCTCAAGCGCATCATGTGGCTGGCGACCGAGACCAAGGACTTCATCACCTCGCCCGACTATGTCGGCCCCGACCGCCGCTTCCAGCGCCTGGGCCCGCCGCCGGGCAAGGCGGGGCGGCGCAAGACCGACCTGTCGGCGACCGTGGGCCTGGCCACCGGCCCCGATCTGTCGCAGACGGAGATCAACCAGCTGTTCAAGCCGACCAAGGTCAACCTGTGA
- a CDS encoding DUF2089 domain-containing protein: protein MADRGASPRDWHELTELTGGAPIIVERVRLAAKDIVIEGAFEPPQLAQLSADDQVFIAAFIRSHGSIKEMEQVFGVSYPTIKARLNRLAGQLSFIEVDPRPARTDVLDRLSRGEIDADEAVRLLEGRR, encoded by the coding sequence ATGGCCGACAGAGGCGCTTCGCCGCGCGACTGGCATGAGCTGACCGAACTGACCGGCGGCGCGCCGATCATCGTCGAGCGCGTGCGCCTGGCGGCGAAGGACATCGTCATCGAGGGCGCCTTCGAGCCGCCGCAGCTGGCCCAGCTGTCCGCCGACGACCAGGTGTTCATCGCCGCCTTCATCCGCAGCCACGGCTCGATCAAGGAGATGGAGCAGGTGTTCGGGGTCAGCTATCCGACCATCAAGGCGCGGCTGAACCGCCTGGCCGGGCAGCTCAGCTTCATCGAGGTCGATCCCCGCCCTGCCCGCACCGATGTGCTGGACCGCTTGTCCCGCGGCGAGATCGACGCCGACGAGGCGGTGCGCCTCCTGGAGGGCCGCCGATGA
- a CDS encoding SHOCT-like domain-containing protein has protein sequence MHEERRRILQMLADQKITADEAERLIGALSAEPAAPTSEPPGRKPKYLRVLVDTDETEEGPTKVNIRVPMQLLRAGVRLGALIPVHAREPVNRALSQQGIDFDVGQIKPENLEELVEQLSDLTVDVDQERTKVRVFCE, from the coding sequence ATGCACGAAGAGCGCCGCCGCATCCTGCAGATGCTGGCCGACCAGAAAATCACCGCCGACGAGGCCGAGCGCCTGATCGGGGCCCTCAGCGCCGAGCCCGCCGCACCGACCTCCGAACCGCCGGGGCGCAAGCCGAAATACCTGCGGGTGCTGGTCGACACCGACGAGACCGAGGAAGGCCCGACCAAGGTCAATATCCGCGTGCCCATGCAGCTTCTGCGCGCCGGTGTGCGGCTGGGCGCCCTGATCCCGGTCCACGCCCGCGAGCCGGTGAACCGGGCTTTGAGCCAGCAGGGCATCGACTTCGACGTCGGCCAGATCAAGCCCGAGAACCTGGAGGAACTGGTCGAACAGCTCAGCGACCTGACCGTCGATGTCGACCAGGAGCGCACCAAGGTGCGGGTGTTCTGCGAGTAG